acgtgccggtcttgattatCACGGATCACGGATGCCGCCAGCTCATAAACCACATGCAACCGTATTTTtttgggatgcaatggtgactcatggagtacgtgtggatagCTGCCTGACTAATAACgctattttgcttattgacgaagtcattcagccagaaaggaggaagatgatttttcgatgatccggataattttcaagttgttgctcagcccaattcacgaacatactacgattctggtggtcaaccgacttcagttcttgcgtcaatttgatattgtaaggatgtaggccaagatcggCAGGATATGACCAAATGAAGTGTTTTCAGCGAGTTGGTTAAGACTGTTTTCGTAGTTTAGCAGATAACTACATTGAATTAGTGAATCAGGAAGGATTCAAAAGTAGTATACCCTTGTGCAATAATCCTCCACCCAATATTTGGATccgcttaattttttccattaagATCTTTTGGCTGAGTTATCTCAAACTGTAAGTGATATGTATACCGTCCAGAGACAATAATTATATCGAATATATGAGTTTTGGGGAGGATGCAATCATTAATCATTAAGAGtaacgaaaatatgaaattgtgtacagttatttacatatttactttacttattcatattttataactttttaataaatatttttttctcattcgcCAACGATAGGATCTAATATTGGAGAAAAAGTCGTTAGTGAAAGATACGAATCGCCTGAAAACCTTAAACTGCCATCTTGAATATCGATTGAACGAACAGGAGAAGCGCTTAAGTGCCGTTAGTTTGGAGTTGACAAAAACTTGGCATTTAGTTGGCAAAATGCAGCGTCAACATCGTCAGCTGCACACACAAGAGCAAATATTGCGGTATCAATTGCAGCAAAAGCGGCGCTTACTCACCGAACTGAAAGACGAGTTGGAGTTTTGTCGACGCAAGTGGGCGGCCGCACGTGCCAAAAACGATGAGAGTCAAGAGCAGTGGAATGATTTACGACGCGAATTTGCATTGCGAAAACTAGAGCATGCCAACAATTCAGCCGAGAGCGGCTACAGTGACTCCGGTCAGGCTTCGGATGAGGAAATAGTCGTGGCAGCGCCTACAAATTTAACCTCTGACATGGAGACGACAACTTCAAATGGTGCAGGTGGAGGCGGCGGTGTCGGTGGTTGTGCCGGTGGAGTTGGCGGTGCGGCTGCGGCATGTAGGCGTAAACGTTTGAAGGAAATGTTCGAACATTCACGCAAGATAAAGCGCATGCAAAGCACTTCGCCCGGACGTGCCGGTGATGGTAGCGCCGAGATAGTGTTGCGCTGGAATAGTGCGCCACCAACCTGTGGTTGGCGTGACAGCAGCGAGGCCAATCATGGCGTGGTCGACATATACGGCGATGAAGATAATAACGCCAGCGGCGGTGATGGTGAGTTTGCCGGTGCAGTCGATTTGACAGGTGTAACCGCAACCAGTCGCGGCGCTATACCAAAGAATATTGTTGCACGCAATAGACATCACAGCAGAAGGGATGATATGGCAATGGAGACAGCGACGGATGTGGTCGACGCGGATGATTCGCGAGGTGAACGCGCCGAACGTATACAAAGGCTTGAGGAACAGTGTAAATCGTTGATTCAGCGAGTACTCGAGACATCGGATAATCGTGAGCGGTTAGAGGTGCAATTGCGTAGTTTTCAGGATGAGATCGCGCCGGTGCAATATGCAGTGCCACtgaatgatttatttaaaaagaaacgTATTGAACGCATGACACGCGCCAGTTCTGTGCCTGTTACTGGTACACTCACGCCGAGAGAAGAGGAATATACGCGTAAGCGCTCCGAACGATTGGGGCGGTTAGAAGAAGAGAGTCGCCAATTGTTGTCGCGCATCAAGCGCACATCAGATCGTGGACATTATCTGCGTTGCTCCTTGGACCGTTTGCGACGTGGACCAAGTCGGGAGGGTAGCTTCGAAAGTAATACGGAAGAAGAATCTATCAAAACTGAGGAGAAACCATCGTCTTCTAAGCTAAACATGTTAAAGGAAGACAAGCAAACCGACGATATGATAACTAAAGATCAAGACACAAATGAAGTGGCAGCGTCCGAACCACAGGTAAACTTGAACCCCTTAACAGCAAACGAAGAAGCTTACACAGCGCGACGTTCGGCGCGTCTGCAGCGTTTGGAGAATGAGAGCAAAGAACTGTTAAATAGACTTTCGCGCAACAATGAACGCGGCCAACAATTAGGTAATAAATTGGATGCATTGCATGAGCATCACTCAGATGTGCTTACGAATGGTGTGGATGCAGCTCCATCTAATACGACATTGCCACCAACCACGCCGAAAGTTAGCATAGAGCAGCGTTTGGGAAATATCGAGCAAATATCGTCCAATCGTATGGAACGCTTGCGCATACTCGAGGAAGAGGGCAAAGAGTTGCTCAATCGATTAGCTGGCACTTCGGCGCGTGGTACAGAGATGATCAATCGCATAGCTGCGCGTGAGCAAAATCGCCAGACAACTGCAATTGAAACCAGTGATAGCGAAATACCAGTAACCACCACAGCAGATAAAGTGACTGATCCCGAAGATGAATGTACGGCGGGTATGGAGGCCACCGCGGTAGCTTCAGTGTTGCCTACACTCAATAATGTCGCCTGTTCTAGTATCGTATCAGAGGAATTAACGGACCGCGTTACAGTCACTACCATACCCAGTCAAATTGCTGCACAACAAGGCGCTATCCCAAAGCAACCGCGTACAAAGCCTACGGGCTTGGTGCTGAATGCGGCACTTCGCGCCAAAGCAGCTAACAACAAAGAaccgaaacaaaaacaaaacaatcagACAGATGGTGAGAGTTTGGAAGATATGGTAAGACGTCTACAGCAAACTCCATACCCGGAAGAACAAAATGTTTTGCAAGAGAAAGGTGATAAActggaagaaataaaaaaaaaagatgtgGATGAAAACTGTGAAGTGGGAACTGAAAAGGTGAATCCAAATACTAGCGATACAACGGAATAAACATTTAGAATTAAGTAAATAATCGTATTTTCCGATCTTTATGAATTTTATTCTAAACAACTTGTACTTGATAATTGTAATGAAAGACTTCCTCTTCGTGTTCAAGTAAATTTATAtctatatcttaataaaacgaTTAATTTGTATGCGTCTTAGAACCAATGTGTTTTCTGGGTGCAACTTTAAGAATGGTATTATGAATGAACAACTGACTCTGGTCTGCAATTAATCGACGAGTCTCTAAGCACGTATAAAAAACGCTCGCTCttcttttatatatggttcCAATTATTTCCAAAACATCCGATCTCTCGTTTTAGTGACAACAGTGTTCTCAtccagtttaaaaaatattattgccttCTAGCCTTTTTgaacaggagctaattgattaattaaccaGCCTTTGCTCTATTAGAGCGCTGCTTTATATTGATTtatcataataaatataaatctaataTTTCTACAGTAATTTGTAATCGAAttataatcgagttgaaaatgcaattcaattcagcgagttgttgttcacgccgtaaatttggctgtatttttttatagcagtaatactactagacggtagatgtcgctgctggaaataaataataaaaaacaatcagctgatgagacttaccaaattcttatgaaaagcaaaaaaaatctgATCGATTATCAaatagccggctgtgcgaaaggcaaaaactggtttctcaattataaatttaattggtcaattaatttggctatgcgaaaaggctattatttgtttagtattgaaattaataatggaaaactgtattaaattttgttatgctTACAGTCAATCCATGAGTTTCTAGAGGTCTAAACTTTTTTGTGTCAGCAGTGCAATAAGACGGGAAAATACTCTCAGGTCCACAAAGAACAAATATTCGCTAACTTTTTGAAGCGACGTACCATTGATTATGGCAACTCTTtagaattatacatacataagtgtttCCAAGCAGGGTTGCATTTACGTTTTCGACTCGACTAAATTTATTTGACTCGAAAGGAATTGAAGTTTTAATACCGGTACATTTTTCCTGATGATTTTAACAATAtatgtttgctttgtttttctGTACCACAAGTCTGTTGGTAGCATGTCTTTAAAATAAactatgtagatatgtacacaATTTCTTAGATAAACTCTTCGTGATAGCCGACTCGCACAGTTTGTTTATTCCATTAAATAATTCACAACCGTCCCATGGGAGCGGCAAATTAAAATGATAACAGATTATGagattgtcatattttttaccTGTAGCTCATTACCGGTGCTGTGGTTGCTGCTTGTCTGCTAAATTACTTTCTCTTTGTGTGGGGGCTACGTAGAGGGGGTTTCAATTGCTGCGTATGGGTGGATAACTATTCGCAATATGAATagtatggatatatgtatattataatacatAGACGTAATGTAAAGTGGTTACCAAGATGTTGTGAGGTGTAGGCCCTAAAAGTTTTCGGAGTAGAAGGATGTAGTTAACAGAATTGGATTATTCTGTGTTTGAAATAAATTCCGTACATTGTCACTTGTATGTTTGTAGGTGCGCGAAGttgttcattaaaaatttaaagtttttacatATTCTAGTAatatatttcgtttttaattaagCGGGGCTTATATATTTTGGTCTAGGTAAAATATTGAGTGAAATCGCACTAAGTACGAAATATAAGAAAGCCAAAAGGAATTTATCATGAGAATATCTAGCGCAGCTCAAGATGAGTGAATaacagaaagagagagagagagagagaaggaaAAACGCTTCATGAAGCGTCAAGTAAAAGTAGATCACATTATTCGGTTATCTCGAGGTTCAGacttatacccctgacagacgacGGCGTTAATTCgtattaactgctttaatcagGGTTAAtacgagagttatctcagttaactccgtttgctaactcccatttaatcgtcaaaattttagagatttAGTGGAAGTTCGCGGcatcgttggcaacattgttaaacatagccgcttttaacctattgtgaatgaaaatatgcaatacagacagctgtttttcaaaatgcaatgaaatagctaattttttttaaatggaagttctaataatagcgtatttaagtatatttttatactctcgcaacaaatgttgctaaatagagtattatagttttgttcacataacggttgtttgtaacacccaaaactaaacgagttagatatagggttatatataccaaagtgatcagggtgaagagtggagttcaaaatcaaatcaaaaatgagcaaaatcggaccactgctacgcccacaaaatggcgaaaaccgaaaacacataaagtgccataactaagccattaataaagctatggaaataaaatttggtatgaaggatcacattatgaaggggcatatttggatgtaatttttttggggaagtgggcgtggccccgccccctacaaagttttttatacatatctcgcaaaccaataaagctatataaaccaaactttctgcagtcattttttttagccacttccaaatatagtccaaaaatgaaagaaatcggatcataaccacgcccacctcccatacaaaagttaggttgaaaattactaaaagtgggttaactcactaacgaaaaacgtcagaaacactaaatttcacataagaaatggcagatgaaagctgcattcagatttttttaccatatctcaggaactactcgaccgatttcaaaaaataggccaaatcgcttcacaaccacgcctactttcaatatattagaactttgaagacaatctgaatcgtttacattacaatatataaagtaagtactagtgaagatatcggtgcagaactttgcacaaatactatgttagtagtgtggcagccccattctaaaaatcgccgcaatcggaccataggtttttaatattctaatataatggtttccaactttcaatggattttatacaatatatatgacgaatatgtgggtcaaattgtgtattatataatataaataaagtttaataaataaattgcgagagtataaaatgttcggttacacccgaacttagcccttccttacttgtttagtgATGGTTTTGTAataattgtgcggctaacaaccgcaatattcgctttctatacaattttattttaccaaaatggaaatattattgctaatcagctgttatgggagtttataactcgctttgctgccgtctgtcacctacatatgtggaactgattaaaagcgcagttaatacGAATGAAatttgccgtctgtctaggctattatCCTCATAGTATTTTAATTTGGGGATACTTTGAAAATAACGATTTTCACAGCAATTCAGTGTTTCTTGGTAGTATTAAAAGTATGAGTACAGAACATTTTGTGAAACAGTCGTTAAACCTACATGGAACGTTCCGCTTCAGGCTGCGATAGTGacaaattaacaaattacattcataataaattaaaagtttttcaaCTGGTGAGTATAAACTACAGAAAGTCACAAGATGTTTGCttcattttatgtttatatattagtTCTCTTTGGAATATTATGACCTTGGTTTTATTGTAATCAGTTCAGAAATTTATTACAGTTTACATTTTTCTTCATCTCTGGTAAATCTAACTATGAGGAGGCCTCCAACTTAGTGGGGTTTCAGAGCTGGTTAGAGTAAACTCATCAAATGATATCCGAGTTGCAAAAGTGCTATTTAACTGTCTTAATTGCGTCTGCAACTAGGGAAGGTAAGCCCTTAGACCTAACCAGATCATTTGTAAATTTTGGCAAGGTAAAAAACTCAAGTATCTAATTAACAATCAACGCATTGACATCTCGGTTCCCTGTCgtggatatgtacatatatatatatacccaaAGCTGAAGCGTGGAGGAAGACCTTATCAGATGAAAAGCTcgacaaatatttaactttcaCGTGGGTCAAATACTActgatttaatatatgtatccaTGCAACTTGGAAGTACATGTATAGAGTTCTGCTTAATTTTTAACCCAATAAAAGTCAACATGAATCCTTATGATGATAAAGATGTTCCTCTGCTGATTTtacataaattcatattaaatttgcGCTGCTTCATGCCAAAAACTCAATCACTAAAAAGTGTGGTGAAACTTTTTCGGCAAACCGTTGATTTTCACTATTTTGTGTggaattttcaacgaaattataGCAATATGCTCTGCAAGCTCGTTGGCTGAAATTTCTGTTTGAGTTGTCGGTTGGTGCAGGTTGCGGCACACTATAGGTCGAATTTAAAGAGCACGCGGTGAGGTAAACTCCAACGTATGGTGTCCTAACGCCAGCTCAACACAATCCAGAGATGTTGGTGAATATAGTGCACGAGTGAGGAGGTGTGCGGAACATTTTGCGGCACcatcatatttacataattttcgttCGTTGAGTTGAGCAGAAAATTTCGCAAAACTTTTGATTTTGCCGCCTGCCTGCCTGCatgccatttgttgttgctaacggTTGTTATCTTTTATCTACTGACATTGTTGCCGCAGCTGCTTGATCTTTTTatcaacaaaatgaaaatgttacgAAAAATTGCAACtgcatataatttatacatttcaTATGCTTCGCTGAAGCGCACAGTCAAATTACGTAACGATCTTAAGCACATGTAcacagtgtatatatgtacatacataaatgtatatactatatattgcataaatcaACGCTTTTACCGTTAGTTACAACAACTACCTTGTCGCATATGTGCATATAAGTTTGGAGTTACTATCGGCTCCatctttaataaatttaagaaatatttcgataaatatattaaattactttCCTGGAAAATAGAAgagtgaattttaaatttactttgtagatatgtattaatATCACAATCCATCaatctattaaatttatatgcacCTTTTTTTATGAAGATATAGGGTGATGCATTTCGAAGTTCCCTAATtgtttaaagaaagaaaaaacacaaatattcaaatttaaaggggaatgtttattatcattcgaaggaacattctttggcatttttttAAGACAATCTATTTcacggctacgtctcagatcgTCCAtctgttgagtccaattttcgaagaCTCATTAGCGCATTTCTACTGGTAATTGGCGAATGACTCGCATAATGTTTGGCGAGATTGTCcgtatagactttagactttacatacatatcctcacaggaaaaagtctaacggtgtaatatcacacgatcttggtggccaatcgagcGGCTGCTCactgaagtgttctctcaataaatccattgattgatgcgatgagAGAGAAGTGACGCCGCCTATTTGAAACCAAACGTCGCCGAGACCACGAGCTTCAATTGCGGGCATCAAATAGTCAGTTACCAAGGCGCAGTAGCGGCCACCATTGACAGTTACGTTCTCGTctgcataattttttaagaaatatacacCGAttattccaccggcccacaaaccataccaaaccgttgtttttttctggatgaaatgtcagctcttgaatctcttcaggttgctcttcgtcaaaaatgcggcaatttttgGTTACATACCCAATAGAACCTGAAAGGTCGAACGGCTTCCACAGCTTAAGACTATGTAAATATTCAAGTTTTCCTAAGGAGCTTGTGGGCATCGTTTATACTATCGTAACAATGACAAATTTGGGATTACCAAAAACTATCTTCAGTTATTTAATATAGTGGATATCACAGAAACACCATAAgttttggaatataaaaaatgcagtacgTACTCTCAATTATTTAGGATTAACTAGTAATCCTTTGTAATACAATTGCTAGGTTTCATCACAGGAAATACCCTGAAATCTCACTTCAGAAGCCCGATGAGGTATATATAATCAATAGAATCGATAGAATATCGAATATGCACTGATTACGGAGGCTTAGTaggtttcgaaattttaaaatttaatttttttttgtcttattaaatagtgcaataggTTAAAAAAaggcattaaaaatattatccaaaaatatcaaatcaattcgagtaatattctaagagatataccttTTAGAAGTTCCGCTCATCAGcggatttaatatttaatatttatgttaatataaaatataaaaatatccgGCAATTAATTTAGTTTCTTTACGTGGTAGGTAACGCTGGGATTTTCGTCATCCTCTAGTGAATCTATTACACGTCTTGGTAATGTTATCGCCGGCAGTAGTATCGACTCCGCGGAGGCATCATGCAGCCTTCCAAGACTACGCCTTCCTCTGCGTCTGTAggcataaatattataatgatatgtaaaatgtaatatttaaatactatataataatAGTAACCATTTTAAAAATGGCCTCTCAAGTGAAATATAACATgcatatgtaaagggtgattttttaagagcttgataactttttttaaaaaaaaaaacgcataaaatttgcaaaatctcatcggttctttatttgaaacgttagattggttcatgacatttactttttgaagataatttcatttaaatgttgaccgcggctgcgtcttaggtggtccattcggaaagtccaattttgggcaactttttcgagcatttcggccggaatagcccgaatttcttcggaaatgttgtcttccaaagctggaatagttgctggcttatttctgtagactttagacttgacgtagccccacaaaaaatagtctaaaggcgttaaatcgcatgatcttggtggccaacttacgggtccatttcttgagatgaattgttctccgaagttttccctcaaaatggccatagaatcgcgagctgtgtggcatgtagcgccatcttgttgaaaccacatgtcaaccaagttcagttcttccatttttggcaacaaaaagtttgttagcatcgaacgatagcgatcgccattcaccgtaacgttgcgtccaacagcatctttgaaaaaatacggtccaatgattccaccagcgtacaaaccacaccaaacagtgcatttttcgggatgcatgggcagttcttgaacggct
This portion of the Zeugodacus cucurbitae isolate PBARC_wt_2022May chromosome 3, idZeuCucr1.2, whole genome shotgun sequence genome encodes:
- the LOC105214796 gene encoding uncharacterized protein LOC105214796 is translated as MDEQSEQPTQQQQQQHSGTTTFVNQSSTTAIQSQPHDDDAWWWEVENGDLILDLVPNIDAASHSESENVNNNNSNHTSELSTDFVALLKSGETVNVTLLANNTNTSDGSADSAIVENIAEATASLHKQLTEKTQADIVLEVENNDATTYNSPDYSHDPTIAPSQAAAREQTLEEFKEELRIKRLTRQTAVQDLRDEIATLRRQLAEEQELTRRLRRNNAVEVSSTDVEPSSVDEEGAIGGTTNAEPDSDDEDPQSRGRHANIELANAQLALQMANAENLSLRTEMGVVQKQVGTLKEVIACCKQMLNVKEEQCVQLKTKLDEIETAFGERELKIMSSNLRQEYERQLGNIRQLRQLYEERQRIALAEQENLQRLISIKRDELAAEQQKTKNFEEHNQTLMKEIESANIELATLREECNEHKFEKKALKEEMGTVNTLFSQMVMGFNGENNLDIDRLTTMLEENRGLLNDMATKEANCTDGATLPKLLFELVEEAGMGGKSTECNRSPTPTSIVNNSADEEDYKLHRDTPDRGECRNLESEELVSAEPAAVAADHNNTNCKTENAAVTCATATANATAGACCGRRHHRKSAGNRMKLPTATAATDCTAMSATALRTHEPEVMSKVATTQEIIGNLPKVWKVLMELLSHHKIERVQFEEHGASEDCYKSVETANGPKAELSVSKTYIKLKDLILEKKSLVKDTNRLKTLNCHLEYRLNEQEKRLSAVSLELTKTWHLVGKMQRQHRQLHTQEQILRYQLQQKRRLLTELKDELEFCRRKWAAARAKNDESQEQWNDLRREFALRKLEHANNSAESGYSDSGQASDEEIVVAAPTNLTSDMETTTSNGAGGGGGVGGCAGGVGGAAAACRRKRLKEMFEHSRKIKRMQSTSPGRAGDGSAEIVLRWNSAPPTCGWRDSSEANHGVVDIYGDEDNNASGGDGEFAGAVDLTGVTATSRGAIPKNIVARNRHHSRRDDMAMETATDVVDADDSRGERAERIQRLEEQCKSLIQRVLETSDNRERLEVQLRSFQDEIAPVQYAVPLNDLFKKKRIERMTRASSVPVTGTLTPREEEYTRKRSERLGRLEEESRQLLSRIKRTSDRGHYLRCSLDRLRRGPSREGSFESNTEEESIKTEEKPSSSKLNMLKEDKQTDDMITKDQDTNEVAASEPQVNLNPLTANEEAYTARRSARLQRLENESKELLNRLSRNNERGQQLGNKLDALHEHHSDVLTNGVDAAPSNTTLPPTTPKVSIEQRLGNIEQISSNRMERLRILEEEGKELLNRLAGTSARGTEMINRIAAREQNRQTTAIETSDSEIPVTTTADKVTDPEDECTAGMEATAVASVLPTLNNVACSSIVSEELTDRVTVTTIPSQIAAQQGAIPKQPRTKPTGLVLNAALRAKAANNKEPKQKQNNQTDGESLEDMVRRLQQTPYPEEQNVLQEKGDKLEEIKKKDVDENCEVGTEKVNPNTSDTTE